The Myxococcus fulvus sequence GCCGGCTGCGCCAGCCAGCAGAAGCCCGCCGCAAGCGAGAATCCGGCCACCCCGCCCCAGGCCACGCAGCCGACGGCACCGGCGGACGCCGAGTCCTTCCGCGCGACGAAGCCCGAGCCGGGCAAGCCGCCGGAGCTGGTGCTGCCCAGCTTCCAGAAGGCCACGCTCGACAACGGGCTCACCGTGCTGGTGAGCACCCGGCGCGAGCTGCCGCTGGTGTTCGCGGGCATCACCTTCGCGGCGGGCAGCGCGCAGGACCCCGCGGGCAAGCAGGGCCTGGCGGACCTGACGTACCGCATGCTGCTGGAAGGCGCGGGCAGCCGCGACACCGTGGCGCTGGACAACGCCTTCGGTGACCTGGGCGTGTCCCCCTTCCAGGAGGTCGCCGCGGACGGCGCCCAGGTGGGCGTGCGCGTGCTGACGCGCAACGTGGACGCGGCGCTGGGGCTGCTGTCGGACGTGACGCTGCGGCCCACCTTCGCGCCCAAGGCCTTCGAGCGCCGGAAGAAGCAGCAGCTGGCGGACCTGGTGCGCCGGCTGGGACAGCCCACCGCGCTGGGGCAGATTGTCTTCCTGTCGTCCGCCTTCGGCAGCGCGCACCCGTACGGGCACTCCGCGGCGGGCATGCCGGACACCGTGCAGGCGCTGTCGCTGGAGGACGTGCAGGGCTTCTACAAGAAGCACGTCGGCCCGGCCGCCGCGGCGCTGGTGATGACGGGCGACGTCACGCTGGACGAGGCGGTGGCGTTCGCGAAGAAGCACTTCGGCACCTGGAAGTCGCAGGCCACGCTGCCGGCCGCGCCGCCCACGCCGAAGCTCACGAACCGTGAGCAGGTGCACGTGGTGCCCAAGCCCGGCCTGGACCAGACGGTGGTCATCATGGGCCGGCCGGCCATCGCCGCGGGCAACCCGGACGAGTTCTCGCTGGAGCTGGCCACCACCGTGTTCGGCGGCTTCTTCGGCAGCCGGCTCAACATGAACCTGCGCGAGGACAAGGGCTACAGCTACGGCGCGGGCGCCAGCCTGGACCCGCGGCTGGGCGTGGGACCGCTCACCTCGTACGCCTCGGTGCGCTCGGACGTGACGGGGCCCGCGGTGAAGGAGGCGATGGGTGAGGTGAACGGGCTGAAGTCGCGGCCGATTACCCAGAAGGAGCTGGAGGCCGCGCGTGAGGGCCTCATCCGCGCCTTCCCGGGCGCCTTCGAGTCGGTGGAGGGCCTGGGCTCCAGCGCGTCGCAGCTGTTCCGCAAGCGCCGGCCCATGGACGAGTTCAACCGCACCGTGGAGGGGCTGCGCACCGCCACCGCCGCGGACGTGCAGCGCGCGGCCGAGAAGTACCTGGACCCGGCCACGCTGCAAATCGTGCTCGTGGGTGACCCGCTCCTCATCCAGGAGCAGGTGTCGCCGCTCAACCTGGGCAAGCTCGTGCCCGTGGAGCCGGACACCCAGCCCGGCGTGACGCGCGCGGGGCCGTAGTCTGCTGAATCGCTTCGCTCCGCCCGGTGGGTCTTCCGGGCGGAGCCGAGTGCTTCAGTCCCCTTCCTCGATTTGTCGCTCCAGCGAGCGCTCACGACCGCGCCGCTCGCGCTCCAGCTCGTCCGCCTCGTCGATGGGGCTGCGGATGTCGGGCACGTCGCCGCCCACGGGCGCGTCGCTGTCGAGCGCGAACTTCTGCTCCTGGGTGCTGTGGATGGAGTCCGCCGCGTAGAGCGGCCGGGTGTCATCCGCCTCCAGGCCGCGCTCCACGCGGTCCTTCGCGAAGGTGGGCCGATGACCCGAGGCCTTGCCACCCTTCGAGGGGTCGTTCTTCTTGTTGTCGGTGCCCATGTGGCGCTCCTCGCGCGAAGGGCGCGAGGTGCATCCCCGCGCCCACTCCCCATGGGCTCAATGTCGGAGCGACGCGGGCACGCACCAAGCTCCGGGCGACAACAGCGGGGCCCGGCCGCATGCCCGGTGGACGGGCCGGCTCACGCCCCCGTCATCGTCGCGAGCGGCGGAGGCTCCACCACCACCTGCATGGACAGCGCGGTGTGCTCGGCCTCCCAGCGCAGCCACAGCTTGGGGCGCGACGTCTTCGAGCGCGCGGGCTCCACCCTCAACGACAGCCAGTTGCGCTCGCGCAGGTAGCGGCTCTTGCCCACCGGCAGCATCTCCGTCTGCATGTACGAGGGCAGGTCGTCCACCGACTCCTCGGCCAGCATCCGCATGCCCATGAACTGGAGCATGCTCGGCGGCGGGTGGACGATGCCCGACGACGTCACCTGCTCGATGGCCGCCTCCGCGAGCCCCGCTGGCACGTGCTCCGGGTTGCGCGAGCGGATGAGCCCTCGCGCGCCCACGTGCACGTCCCCGGACACCACCGTCACCGCGCAGCACGACGCCTTCGCCAACTGGAGCAGGTCCACCATCAACCGGATGCGCTCGCCCCGGTGCGCCACCGACTCCCACTGGTCCAGCATGTCGTCGTGCAGCTCCGTGTCCCCACCCAGCGTCTCCACCGAGGGCCCGAAGCGCAGGTGCACCAGCGGCACCGACGACAGCACCAGCACGTGCCGGGGCTTGCCCGCGCCCCGCCGCGCGTGCTCCTGGCGCCACGCATCCAGCGTGTGCCACTGCTCCGCGCTCATCACCTCGTGCGCCATCTTCCCGTTCGTCTGCCGTCGGTACGTGCGCCCGCTGCGCAGGTCCAACGCGAGCACGTCCACGTCGCACTCGGCGCCCGCGAAGCGCACGGACTGCAGATAGTGCCCCTCGCAGGGCCTGCGCCGCGTCGGCTTCTCGGAGCCTCGGAGCGCGCCCAGTTGGAACGCCTCGAACGCGAGCGCCGCGGCGCTGTAGATGGACTCGAACCACTCGCAGGACTGCAGCGACTCGTGCGAGCCCCAGCCGTCGAAGATGTCGTGGTCATCCCACGTGAAGAGGCCAGGCACCCGCGCCAGCATGGGGGCGATGCCCGCCGAGCCTCCCCACCGCTCGCAGTACAGCTCCACGTAGCGCGCCAGCATCTGCTCGTGGAAGCCCTTGGGCGGACCGAAGTCCCGGTTCAGCTTCTGCTCCAGCTCGCGCTTGCGGAACTCCACCAGCGGCTCGTGGTCCAACAGCGAGTCCGCGTACACCTGGTCGCCGCCACCCATCAGCAGCTCGAAGCCGCCCTCCGTGGGCTCCTCGTGCTGGGCGAGCATGTCCATCCAGCAGCCGAAGGGCCGCTTCATCCGCATCACCGAGCTCCACGTCTTCGCGTCGCTCGCGCCGTTGCAGGAGAAGAAGGCCGCCTTGGGCAGCGCGCCCTTCGCGGGCACCACCACCGTCCCCAGCGAGTCCTGGCTCCACGGCCGGGGCGGCTGGTGCGGCGCGGAGAAGTCCACCTCCTCCAGCGCCTCGCCCGCGTCCACTGGCTCGAAGCGGTACGTCACCCTCCGGGCCTTGTCCTCGCGCGCGAGCGTCACCTCCCAGCGCCACAGCAGGCCCGCCGCGCGGCCCTCCAGCGCGGAGAAGTCCGCCACCAGCCGGGGCGGGGCCACGACGGTGTCCGGCAGCACCGTGCCCTCCGAGGCGCGCAGGCGCAGCCGGGGGAGCCTCGCCGCGTCCGCCGCGTCCGCCGACAGGTACAGGTTCACGAAGAACGACCACTGGTCCTGCGACGGCTGGGTGGTCGTGTACAGCATCGGCCCGAGCAGCTTCTTCATCCACGCCCCCTCGAGATGCGTCAGGGCCGTGAGCCCCGGATTCACGGACTTTAACCCGTGAACCCGAGGAGGGTGCGCTCATGCGGGGAGTGTGTCCCGCGTCCCCAAGTTGCCCACAGGGCTACTTCGCGAGGAAGTCGAGCACGGCGGCGTGGAACTTCTCGGGGGCCTCGATGTGGGGGATGTGGCCCACGCCGGGCAGCTCCACCAGGGTGGCCTGGGGGATGGCCTGGGCGGTCTTCTTCCCGAGCTGGGGGTACTGGCCGAGGGTGGCGGCGACGTCGGCGGGCACCTTGCCGCGGCCGATGAAGGTGCGGTCCTCCTGGCCGATGACGACGAGGGTGCGCGGCTTGACGTTGGGGAACTCGTGGACGACGGGCTGCTCGTAGATCATCTGCGACGTCTCGGCGGCGACCTGGGCCAGGCGCGGGTAGTCACCGCTGAGCGTCTGGCGGTAGAGGACCTGGACCCAGACGTCGTACTCGGGCTTCCACTTCACGTAGTACGTGTGGTGGTACTTGCGGGTGGACTCCTCCGTCACGGCGAGCTGCTCTTTGTAATAGGCCTCGGTGGGCTGCCAGGGGGCCTTCTCGCGGTAGTCCTCGAGGCCGATGGGGTTCTCGAGGATGAGACGCTCGGTGGCCTGCGGGTACATGAGGGCGAAGCGGGTGGCGAGCATGCCGCCCATGGAGTGGCCGAGGATGACGGCCTGCTTGATGCCGAGCGAGTCGAGCACCTGCTTGGTGAGCGACGCGAGGGTGTGGAAGCTGTAGTGGACGTCGGGCTTGGACGAGCGGCCGAAGCCGAGCTGGTCCGGGGCGATGACGCGGAAGCCCGCGGCGGTGAGGGCGCGGAGGGTGGGCTCCCAGTAGGCGCCGAAGAAGTTCTTGCCGTGCAGGAGCACCACGGTGCGGTTGTTGGCGCGCGCGGTGGGCTTCACGTCCAGGTAGGCGAGGCGGACGTCCTGGCCTTCGACCTTGGTGGACAGGTACTGGACGGGGAACGCGGAGGGCAGGCCCTCGAGCGCGGTGCCGAGCGGCTCCACGGGGGCCTTGGATTGGGCGAGGGCGGGAGGGGCCGCCAGGAGAAGGGCGGACAGGGCCAGGACGGATGGACGAATGGGCATGCGCTCCTCGAAGAGGGGGTCTTCAGCGTCCGTGTGTAGCGTGCGGGTCGCCGGGACGCAGGCCCTTCGGCACATGAACCGTCATTCATGTCCGGGGGTGGACCCCGGGCACGGCCTCATCGTGGAGTGGGCGGGCACCCGGGGTGCGGGGGCTCAGGCGCGCGAGTCGTCGAAGCTGCGCGGGCTGAGCAGGCGCAGCGTCAGCACGAGGGCCAGGAAGATGACGCTGGCGGTGACGGTGACGAAGCGCACGCCCACGCGGTCGGCGAGCGCTCCCAGGGCCCAGACGCCCGCGGCGTACCCTCCGCCGAGCACCATGCTGTAGAGGCTGCTGACGCGCGCCTGCATGTCCCGGGGCACGCGCGAGGTGGCGAAGGCGTGCAGGCCGCTCATCAGCGTGAGGTAGTTGGCGCCGAGCACGAAGATGACGGCCGCGGCCACGGTGAGCGTGGGGGACATCCAGTACACCGCGGACACCACGCCGATGGACATGGCGGCGAAGCCCAGGAGCTTGCGGTGGCCCAGCGCGTCCGCGAGCGTGCCCACGACGACGGCGGCCACCACCGCGCCCGCGCCCTGGCAGGCGACGAGCAGCGACGTCGCGGCGGCGCCCTGGCCGAAGACGTTGATGGCGAAGACGGGCACCAGGCCGATGAACGGCGCCACGAGCGCGGCGACGAACAGCGTGCCCCAGAGCACGCGGGAGATGTCCTCGTCCGCGCGGGCGACGGA is a genomic window containing:
- a CDS encoding insulinase family protein; its protein translation is MRRLITTLVTVSLAGCASQQKPAASENPATPPQATQPTAPADAESFRATKPEPGKPPELVLPSFQKATLDNGLTVLVSTRRELPLVFAGITFAAGSAQDPAGKQGLADLTYRMLLEGAGSRDTVALDNAFGDLGVSPFQEVAADGAQVGVRVLTRNVDAALGLLSDVTLRPTFAPKAFERRKKQQLADLVRRLGQPTALGQIVFLSSAFGSAHPYGHSAAGMPDTVQALSLEDVQGFYKKHVGPAAAALVMTGDVTLDEAVAFAKKHFGTWKSQATLPAAPPTPKLTNREQVHVVPKPGLDQTVVIMGRPAIAAGNPDEFSLELATTVFGGFFGSRLNMNLREDKGYSYGAGASLDPRLGVGPLTSYASVRSDVTGPAVKEAMGEVNGLKSRPITQKELEAAREGLIRAFPGAFESVEGLGSSASQLFRKRRPMDEFNRTVEGLRTATAADVQRAAEKYLDPATLQIVLVGDPLLIQEQVSPLNLGKLVPVEPDTQPGVTRAGP
- a CDS encoding alkaline phosphatase D family protein; its protein translation is MKKLLGPMLYTTTQPSQDQWSFFVNLYLSADAADAARLPRLRLRASEGTVLPDTVVAPPRLVADFSALEGRAAGLLWRWEVTLAREDKARRVTYRFEPVDAGEALEEVDFSAPHQPPRPWSQDSLGTVVVPAKGALPKAAFFSCNGASDAKTWSSVMRMKRPFGCWMDMLAQHEEPTEGGFELLMGGGDQVYADSLLDHEPLVEFRKRELEQKLNRDFGPPKGFHEQMLARYVELYCERWGGSAGIAPMLARVPGLFTWDDHDIFDGWGSHESLQSCEWFESIYSAAALAFEAFQLGALRGSEKPTRRRPCEGHYLQSVRFAGAECDVDVLALDLRSGRTYRRQTNGKMAHEVMSAEQWHTLDAWRQEHARRGAGKPRHVLVLSSVPLVHLRFGPSVETLGGDTELHDDMLDQWESVAHRGERIRLMVDLLQLAKASCCAVTVVSGDVHVGARGLIRSRNPEHVPAGLAEAAIEQVTSSGIVHPPPSMLQFMGMRMLAEESVDDLPSYMQTEMLPVGKSRYLRERNWLSLRVEPARSKTSRPKLWLRWEAEHTALSMQVVVEPPPLATMTGA
- a CDS encoding alpha/beta fold hydrolase codes for the protein MPIRPSVLALSALLLAAPPALAQSKAPVEPLGTALEGLPSAFPVQYLSTKVEGQDVRLAYLDVKPTARANNRTVVLLHGKNFFGAYWEPTLRALTAAGFRVIAPDQLGFGRSSKPDVHYSFHTLASLTKQVLDSLGIKQAVILGHSMGGMLATRFALMYPQATERLILENPIGLEDYREKAPWQPTEAYYKEQLAVTEESTRKYHHTYYVKWKPEYDVWVQVLYRQTLSGDYPRLAQVAAETSQMIYEQPVVHEFPNVKPRTLVVIGQEDRTFIGRGKVPADVAATLGQYPQLGKKTAQAIPQATLVELPGVGHIPHIEAPEKFHAAVLDFLAK